Proteins encoded by one window of Chondromyces crocatus:
- a CDS encoding glutathione binding-like protein — protein MRRRRPVFDHTLPEDRDDFRASREKRFGTTLEALHERREAQRGAARERFAPLRLTLTVLKQPFLSGHEAGYADFMVAGALLWAASVATMPLLEANDPVVGWFERVRDLCGGAGRTSPTHDIVQRE, from the coding sequence CTGCGGAGGCGAAGGCCTGTTTTCGATCACACGCTCCCCGAGGACCGGGACGACTTCCGCGCGAGCCGGGAGAAGCGCTTCGGGACCACGCTGGAGGCGCTTCACGAAAGGCGCGAAGCGCAGCGCGGGGCGGCGCGGGAGCGCTTCGCCCCGCTCCGGCTGACGCTCACCGTGCTGAAGCAGCCGTTCCTCTCGGGTCACGAGGCCGGGTACGCCGACTTCATGGTCGCCGGGGCGCTGCTCTGGGCGGCGTCGGTCGCCACGATGCCTCTGCTCGAAGCGAACGATCCGGTCGTCGGCTGGTTCGAGCGGGTGCGCGACCTGTGCGGAGGAGCGGGCCGGACCAGCCCGACCCACGACATCGTGCAGCGAGAGTGA
- a CDS encoding proteasome accessory factor PafA2 family protein produces the protein MPRLLGLETELAIRFTPTGEPASARPGNNVIYQALADSVAALVQTQPGESHGVEESRLFTESGASIAYEVFPYAPSAGLVEVATPECDEAGQLVCHQRAIEALLLQAIPDASRRLSALGFEGEFTLLKNCRDAEGHIYGAQENYEVEIARGAWLWVYRVGLVLLAPLVLVEAILFWAFVVVLVTAMLLAMLGLLIAARVIPRWRERNLVDELLAEENPARDRKLREAVRVLDKVLINPGILLSAWLIRVAGFRRERRSALGFLVSRPILTGAGSLEANGDFGLSEKGPAIRAVMRSKAGPDNRPLIDTGNLIKDATGPLRARLRPYVKLFRARQRMQLGLSDANVAQVAEFLKVGVTSLVLDMVEAGALSDAPRPADPIAALHAICADPTLKVRVAIVGGEPMSALEIQRAYLAKARAFVRTSPTTSLGAHQLLRLWGDALDALEEDPAQLVGALDWVTKRTLLEGCAPDAAFAVQKKIDLRYHELGSGYFARIERAGLARRVVSDEEITTAIRTPPASTPARLRGQLVRELAGERLPVRVSWDSVRIGGRLGGKVIPLRGPRARPRR, from the coding sequence ATGCCCCGCCTCCTCGGACTGGAGACGGAGCTGGCCATCCGGTTCACGCCGACGGGCGAGCCCGCGAGCGCGCGCCCGGGCAACAACGTCATCTATCAAGCCCTCGCAGACTCCGTGGCAGCGCTGGTGCAGACCCAGCCTGGCGAGAGCCATGGCGTCGAAGAGTCTCGCCTCTTCACGGAGAGCGGCGCCTCGATCGCCTACGAGGTGTTCCCTTACGCGCCCAGCGCCGGGCTCGTCGAGGTGGCGACGCCCGAGTGCGACGAGGCCGGGCAGCTCGTCTGTCATCAGCGCGCGATCGAGGCGCTCTTGCTCCAGGCCATCCCGGACGCCTCGCGACGGCTCTCGGCCCTGGGCTTCGAGGGCGAGTTCACGCTCCTGAAGAACTGCCGTGACGCCGAGGGGCACATCTATGGCGCTCAGGAGAACTACGAGGTCGAGATCGCGCGGGGCGCCTGGCTGTGGGTCTACCGGGTCGGCCTCGTCCTGCTCGCGCCGCTGGTGCTCGTGGAGGCCATCCTGTTCTGGGCCTTCGTCGTCGTGCTGGTCACCGCGATGCTCCTGGCGATGCTCGGGCTCCTGATCGCCGCGCGCGTGATCCCGCGCTGGCGCGAGCGAAACCTGGTGGACGAGCTGCTCGCCGAAGAGAACCCGGCCCGGGACCGGAAGCTCCGGGAAGCGGTGCGGGTGCTCGACAAGGTGCTGATCAATCCCGGGATCCTCCTCTCGGCGTGGCTGATCCGCGTCGCTGGGTTCCGGCGCGAGCGGCGTTCGGCCCTGGGATTCCTGGTTTCGCGCCCCATCCTCACCGGCGCAGGCTCGCTGGAGGCGAACGGCGACTTCGGCCTGAGCGAGAAGGGTCCAGCGATCCGGGCGGTGATGCGGTCGAAGGCGGGCCCGGACAACCGACCGCTCATCGACACGGGGAACCTCATCAAGGACGCGACGGGGCCCCTCCGTGCGCGCCTGCGGCCGTACGTGAAGCTCTTCCGGGCCCGCCAGCGGATGCAGCTCGGGCTGTCGGACGCGAACGTGGCCCAGGTCGCGGAGTTCTTGAAGGTGGGGGTCACCTCGCTGGTGCTGGACATGGTGGAAGCCGGAGCGCTCTCGGACGCGCCTCGTCCTGCGGATCCGATCGCGGCACTGCACGCCATCTGCGCCGACCCGACGCTCAAGGTGCGGGTGGCGATCGTGGGGGGCGAGCCGATGAGCGCCCTGGAGATCCAGCGGGCGTACCTCGCGAAGGCGCGCGCGTTCGTGCGCACGTCGCCCACCACCTCGCTCGGCGCGCACCAGCTCCTGCGCCTGTGGGGGGACGCGCTCGACGCGCTGGAGGAGGATCCGGCGCAGCTCGTGGGGGCGCTCGACTGGGTGACGAAGCGCACGCTGCTCGAAGGCTGCGCGCCGGACGCGGCGTTCGCGGTGCAGAAGAAGATCGACCTGCGCTACCACGAGCTGGGGAGCGGCTACTTCGCGCGCATCGAGCGCGCAGGGCTCGCCCGGCGCGTGGTGAGCGACGAGGAGATCACCACCGCCATCCGCACGCCGCCGGCCTCGACGCCAGCGCGGCTGCGCGGTCAGCTCGTCCGCGAGCTCGCGGGCGAGCGGCTGCCGGTGCGGGTGTCCTGGGACTCGGTGCGCATCGGCGGTCGGCTCGGCGGGAAGGTGATCCCGCTGCGAGGACCGCGCGCGCGGCCACGTCGCTGA
- a CDS encoding aldo/keto reductase yields MSGSGTGGGVARRQPGEPPLLIVGAMNFGGRTTSAEAERIVSRALERGLIAFDTANSYNDGESERILGRALRGRRHEVHLATKVGLRRTRGRAEGLSRERVLQAIDESLTRLGVDHVDLYYLHAPDPATPVEETLDAINTILDQGKIGSFGVSNFASWQVLEMIQRQDAGGRARAAASQVLYNLLIRQLDVEYAAFARRYPVPTAVYNPLAGGLLAGRYEGQPVPPSGSRLDGNRLYQRRYWTERMLELVAAYRAVAAEAGMSLLELSYAWLARREVVDAILLGPATVEHLDAAIDACQRPLPADVERRIEGIHAEHIGTDATYAR; encoded by the coding sequence ATGAGTGGGTCGGGAACAGGTGGGGGCGTCGCGCGACGGCAACCGGGAGAGCCGCCGCTCCTCATCGTGGGTGCGATGAATTTCGGGGGACGGACCACCTCCGCCGAGGCCGAGCGCATCGTGAGCCGCGCGCTCGAGCGAGGGCTCATCGCGTTCGACACGGCGAACTCCTACAACGACGGCGAGAGCGAGCGGATCCTCGGACGCGCCCTGCGCGGGCGCCGCCACGAGGTGCACCTCGCCACCAAGGTGGGCCTGCGAAGGACGCGAGGGCGCGCCGAAGGGCTGAGCCGCGAGCGGGTGCTCCAGGCGATCGACGAGAGCCTGACGCGCCTCGGCGTCGACCACGTGGACCTCTACTACCTGCACGCGCCCGATCCGGCGACGCCCGTCGAGGAGACGCTCGACGCGATCAACACGATCCTCGACCAGGGCAAGATCGGCAGCTTCGGGGTGAGCAACTTCGCGTCGTGGCAAGTCCTGGAGATGATCCAGCGTCAGGACGCGGGAGGGCGCGCCCGCGCCGCGGCCTCCCAGGTGCTCTACAACCTGCTCATCCGGCAGCTCGACGTCGAGTACGCCGCCTTCGCGCGGCGCTACCCGGTGCCCACCGCCGTCTACAACCCGCTGGCTGGCGGCCTGCTCGCCGGTCGCTACGAAGGGCAGCCCGTGCCGCCCTCCGGCTCCCGGCTGGATGGCAACCGCCTGTACCAGCGCCGCTACTGGACGGAGCGGATGCTGGAGCTGGTCGCGGCCTACCGGGCCGTCGCCGCCGAGGCGGGGATGAGCTTGCTGGAGCTGTCGTACGCCTGGCTCGCGCGGCGCGAGGTGGTCGACGCCATCCTGCTCGGGCCGGCCACCGTGGAGCACCTGGACGCGGCCATCGACGCCTGCCAGCGCCCCCTCCCCGCCGACGTGGAGCGGCGCATCGAGGGCATCCACGCGGAGCACATCGGGACCGACGCCACGTATGCGCGGTGA
- a CDS encoding phytanoyl-CoA dioxygenase family protein: protein MRGDDWLVDEPARDVEGAIAHFAERGYARLGRALSDEGLAALRARCEDLMLGRVVWPGMFFQHESASGKYEDLPYGKGYEGPSLDYRKLEKLEKDPLFFAWIQNPLFERVARAVIDGDVVIYRATLFNKPAWGGSPLPWHQDGGSFWGLDREPVLQIWTALDDAPLTGGCLEVVEGSHAAGLATPLGGVIPAEHVRGKDAEARAVPVPARAGEVLLIHNHLWHRSRPSQTGLPRRAFTICYMSAATRCLRKRRAPREFTRVF from the coding sequence ATGCGCGGTGACGACTGGCTCGTCGACGAGCCCGCACGCGACGTGGAAGGAGCGATCGCCCACTTCGCGGAGCGCGGGTACGCGCGGCTCGGGCGGGCGCTCTCGGACGAGGGCCTCGCCGCCCTGCGCGCCCGCTGCGAGGACCTGATGCTCGGCCGCGTCGTGTGGCCAGGGATGTTCTTCCAGCACGAGTCGGCGAGCGGCAAGTACGAGGACCTGCCGTACGGCAAGGGCTACGAGGGCCCGAGCCTCGACTACCGCAAGCTGGAGAAGCTCGAGAAGGATCCGCTGTTCTTCGCCTGGATCCAGAACCCCTTGTTCGAGCGGGTGGCGCGCGCCGTCATCGACGGTGACGTGGTGATCTACCGGGCCACGCTGTTCAACAAGCCGGCCTGGGGCGGGTCACCGCTGCCCTGGCACCAGGACGGCGGCAGCTTCTGGGGGCTGGACCGTGAGCCGGTGCTGCAGATCTGGACGGCGCTGGACGACGCGCCCCTCACGGGCGGCTGCCTGGAGGTGGTGGAGGGGAGCCACGCCGCCGGGCTGGCGACGCCGCTCGGAGGCGTCATCCCGGCCGAGCACGTGCGGGGGAAGGACGCCGAGGCGCGCGCGGTCCCCGTCCCTGCCCGCGCCGGCGAGGTGCTGCTGATCCACAACCACCTGTGGCACCGCTCGCGGCCGAGCCAGACCGGCCTGCCACGACGCGCCTTCACCATCTGCTACATGAGCGCGGCCACGCGCTGCCTGCGCAAGCGGCGTGCCCCGCGCGAGTTCACGCGGGTGTTCTAG
- a CDS encoding ATP-binding protein — translation MAARSGVSARLGPRTSFVGREAELADLRARFAAGDRQITLLGPPGAGKTRLAERFAASEERVVRCALAGARAPDDLLRALAGALDVPLGAEERGVTRLGRALDALGAALVVLDGLEDLSKASIATVDALLDAAPDARWLCTSRHRLGLEGESCALVGGLPPPDAQALFLARARLAGRTRALDPGEVPLLETLLQRLDHLPLAVELVAARAGTLSLRQLLDAFDRRVDLLAGPATASGARPQNLRRAIEASWEQLSVDQRRTLRWAAVFEGPFSLGAAAAVLGPSEEAALQALDALRERSLVRAEEAETGGGEIHFSLYAVIRAHAAEKLEESGEREDAELAHAHHYVTEGTRLATALTGRRPREARDALARILEQVLSAHRRMRAIQPVLAVEAALAAEALLASRGPEETWRSTLDGALDLATALDEPRLLSRVLFARTRAFGMRGLYAEARRDAEGARIAAQRAGDAGAEARAVYGVSFTLRESGEDPRRALSLAEEGLALARRAGDTEAEAWCLGSVAAAAAACHEGDLALVRHEEALVLLRRLGHVRALSIGHGNLALALEAQGRFEEARAHHLEALELAEQCGDETLHGKILGALARQEHAAGRLAEAEAHLALLETSVRRTGDREGMALTQIERARWAFLGGDREAGLRALTRAHAITLTLDAPRLHREVEEARALGHAGLSPLRVHPGGDWFERAGVGRVDLSRRRSLRLLLAALIDAHPRGHALSAEVLLQAGWPGESVHPEAGAQRVWTAIRTLRKLGLASVLVQRDGGYALDPAIRLTLG, via the coding sequence GTGGCCGCTCGATCCGGAGTCTCGGCGCGGCTCGGGCCCCGGACCTCGTTCGTGGGACGAGAGGCCGAGCTGGCGGACCTCCGCGCCCGCTTCGCCGCAGGAGATCGGCAGATCACGCTGCTCGGCCCCCCCGGAGCTGGCAAGACACGCCTGGCGGAACGCTTCGCGGCCAGCGAGGAACGCGTGGTGCGCTGCGCACTGGCCGGCGCACGCGCGCCCGACGATCTGCTCCGCGCCCTCGCGGGAGCGCTCGACGTGCCGCTCGGTGCGGAGGAGCGAGGTGTGACGCGCCTGGGTCGCGCGCTCGACGCGCTGGGCGCGGCGCTGGTGGTGCTCGATGGTCTGGAGGACCTGTCGAAGGCGTCCATCGCCACCGTCGACGCCTTGCTCGACGCGGCACCGGACGCGCGATGGCTCTGCACCTCCCGGCATCGCCTCGGCCTGGAAGGGGAGTCCTGTGCGCTCGTCGGAGGCCTGCCGCCGCCGGATGCGCAGGCGCTGTTCCTCGCGCGGGCCAGGCTCGCGGGCCGGACACGCGCCCTGGACCCGGGCGAGGTGCCCCTGCTCGAGACCCTCCTTCAGCGCCTGGATCATCTCCCGCTCGCCGTGGAGCTGGTCGCTGCGCGCGCCGGAACGCTGTCGCTGCGACAGCTCCTCGACGCCTTCGACCGGCGCGTCGATCTGCTCGCTGGCCCTGCGACGGCGTCCGGCGCGAGGCCCCAGAACCTGCGGAGAGCCATCGAGGCCTCGTGGGAGCAGCTCTCGGTCGACCAGCGCCGCACCTTGAGGTGGGCAGCGGTCTTCGAGGGCCCCTTCTCGCTGGGCGCAGCGGCGGCCGTCCTGGGACCGAGCGAGGAGGCCGCGCTCCAGGCGCTCGACGCCCTCCGTGAACGCTCGCTCGTCCGCGCCGAGGAAGCCGAGACAGGCGGGGGCGAGATCCACTTCTCGCTCTACGCGGTGATCCGGGCTCACGCCGCCGAGAAGCTGGAGGAGAGCGGCGAGCGGGAGGACGCCGAACTCGCCCACGCGCACCACTACGTCACCGAGGGGACCCGGCTCGCCACAGCGCTCACCGGGCGCAGGCCGCGCGAGGCGCGCGACGCCCTCGCCCGGATCCTGGAGCAGGTGCTCTCGGCCCACCGCCGCATGCGCGCCATCCAGCCCGTCCTCGCGGTCGAGGCCGCCCTCGCCGCCGAGGCGCTGCTCGCATCGAGGGGCCCGGAAGAGACCTGGCGTTCCACCCTCGACGGCGCCCTGGACCTCGCCACCGCGCTCGACGAGCCCAGGCTCCTCTCGCGCGTGCTCTTCGCGCGCACCAGGGCGTTCGGCATGCGCGGTCTCTACGCGGAGGCGCGGCGCGACGCCGAGGGCGCCCGGATCGCGGCGCAGCGCGCGGGCGACGCCGGCGCGGAGGCGCGCGCCGTCTACGGGGTGAGCTTCACCCTGCGAGAGTCCGGCGAGGACCCGAGGCGCGCGCTCTCGCTGGCCGAAGAGGGGCTCGCCCTCGCCCGGCGCGCAGGGGACACGGAGGCGGAGGCGTGGTGCCTCGGCAGCGTCGCCGCCGCCGCGGCAGCGTGCCACGAGGGCGACCTCGCGCTCGTGCGCCACGAGGAGGCGCTCGTGCTCCTGCGGCGCCTCGGTCATGTGCGTGCCCTCTCCATCGGCCACGGCAACCTCGCCCTCGCCCTCGAAGCGCAGGGCCGCTTCGAGGAGGCCCGCGCCCACCACCTGGAGGCCCTGGAGCTGGCCGAGCAGTGCGGCGACGAGACCTTGCACGGCAAGATCCTCGGGGCCCTCGCGCGCCAGGAACACGCCGCGGGCCGCCTCGCGGAGGCCGAGGCGCACCTCGCGCTCCTGGAGACCTCGGTCCGACGCACCGGCGACCGAGAAGGCATGGCCCTGACGCAGATCGAGCGCGCCCGCTGGGCGTTCCTCGGTGGGGATCGCGAGGCGGGCTTGCGCGCGCTCACCCGGGCGCACGCCATCACCCTGACCCTCGACGCCCCGCGCCTGCACCGGGAGGTCGAGGAGGCCCGCGCCCTCGGCCACGCCGGCCTCTCTCCCCTGCGCGTCCATCCCGGAGGCGACTGGTTCGAGCGCGCGGGCGTCGGTCGCGTGGACCTCTCCCGTCGTCGCTCCCTGCGCCTCCTGCTCGCCGCCCTCATCGACGCCCACCCCCGAGGCCACGCCCTCTCCGCAGAGGTCCTGCTCCAGGCCGGGTGGCCCGGAGAGTCCGTCCACCCCGAGGCCGGCGCCCAGCGCGTCTGGACCGCCATCCGCACCCTCCGCAAGCTCGGCCTCGCCAGCGTGCTCGTCCAGCGGGACGGCGGCTACGCCCTCGATCCTGCCATCCGCCTGACGCTGGGTTGA
- a CDS encoding alpha/beta fold hydrolase — protein sequence MLSRSSTCALLTCTLAFLPACAGDPERLEAPLDAPTPTPQPGPEPPAPLQLTWSPCDLFSGGAGDGTATCTELEVPLTWDDPAGRTLTLFVKRLQATAPRRGALLLLDGGPGGGSVGPEGVAHDLAQRDPGLDVYLPHHRGTGLSTRLSCAGDAPGSESGVLITDAEWPACIDELQQQWGAGLSAFNTTEAARDLGALVAAIQAEHPEEQTFVLGSSYGTYLANRYLTLHPDQPTAVIYDSICPPDACHLDEFDVLYDQVATEFLALCGADATCSSHLGPDPRARLATLYDALDAGHCPALGDRGVDRSLLRKVLGILLNDWNLRLAIPAVIRRVERCSNDDLTALDHLLDLLSSDPQTPSPFLTAWSFPLQNNILFSELWSAPPPPVADILAAAEATLISQGTTLQEADLFTVWPRYERDAHFGQWASTTVPLLMMNGDLDPATPITLAERVADHHTAPGQTFVRLPRSPHGVLTGSPIHPNGETCGTALLLAFLADPHAPLDTSCKDQVLPLNFAGAPWLAQALFGTSDFYGLP from the coding sequence ATGCTGTCCCGATCCTCGACCTGCGCCCTCCTGACCTGCACCCTCGCCTTCCTCCCCGCCTGTGCGGGTGACCCGGAGCGGCTCGAAGCGCCGCTCGACGCCCCCACCCCCACGCCGCAGCCCGGCCCCGAACCGCCGGCTCCCCTCCAGCTCACCTGGAGCCCCTGCGATCTCTTCAGCGGTGGCGCGGGTGACGGCACCGCAACCTGCACCGAACTCGAGGTCCCGCTGACGTGGGACGACCCTGCTGGCCGGACCCTCACCCTGTTCGTGAAGCGCCTGCAAGCCACGGCGCCTCGTCGGGGTGCGCTGCTCCTGCTCGACGGGGGTCCTGGGGGCGGCAGCGTCGGGCCTGAAGGCGTCGCGCACGACCTCGCTCAGCGCGACCCGGGTCTCGACGTCTACCTCCCTCATCACCGCGGCACCGGCCTCTCCACCAGGCTCTCCTGCGCTGGCGATGCCCCTGGCTCCGAGAGCGGCGTCCTGATCACCGACGCCGAGTGGCCCGCCTGCATCGACGAACTCCAGCAGCAATGGGGTGCTGGCCTCTCCGCCTTCAACACCACCGAGGCGGCCCGCGACCTCGGGGCCCTCGTCGCCGCCATCCAGGCGGAGCACCCGGAGGAGCAGACCTTCGTCCTCGGCAGCTCCTACGGCACCTACCTCGCGAACCGCTACCTGACCCTGCACCCCGATCAGCCCACCGCCGTGATCTACGACTCCATCTGCCCGCCCGACGCCTGCCACCTCGACGAGTTCGACGTCCTCTACGACCAGGTCGCCACGGAGTTTCTCGCGCTGTGCGGTGCCGACGCGACCTGCTCGTCCCACCTCGGCCCCGACCCGCGCGCGCGCCTCGCCACCTTGTACGACGCCCTCGACGCGGGCCACTGCCCCGCGCTGGGCGACCGCGGCGTCGATCGTTCCCTGCTGCGGAAGGTGCTCGGCATCCTGCTCAACGACTGGAACCTCCGCCTCGCCATCCCTGCCGTCATCCGCCGCGTCGAGCGCTGCTCGAACGACGACCTCACCGCGCTCGACCACCTGCTCGACCTGCTCTCCAGCGATCCTCAGACGCCGTCCCCCTTCCTGACCGCGTGGTCCTTCCCCTTGCAGAACAACATCCTCTTCTCCGAACTCTGGAGCGCACCGCCGCCACCCGTGGCCGACATCCTCGCCGCCGCCGAGGCGACGCTGATCTCTCAGGGCACGACCCTCCAGGAAGCGGACCTCTTCACCGTCTGGCCACGCTACGAGCGCGACGCTCATTTCGGCCAGTGGGCCAGCACCACCGTTCCCCTGCTGATGATGAACGGCGACCTGGACCCGGCCACCCCCATCACCCTCGCCGAGCGCGTCGCCGATCACCACACCGCCCCGGGTCAGACCTTCGTCCGCCTCCCCCGCTCCCCTCACGGCGTGCTGACCGGCAGCCCGATCCACCCGAACGGAGAGACCTGCGGCACCGCCCTCCTCCTCGCCTTCCTCGCCGACCCTCACGCTCCGCTCGATACCTCCTGCAAAGATCAGGTCCTCCCCCTGAACTTCGCCGGCGCTCCCTGGCTTGCTCAGGCCCTCTTCGGCACGAGCGACTTCTACGGACTCCCTTGA
- a CDS encoding enoyl-CoA hydratase/isomerase family protein, with protein MPIQRTQHDSVAVLALELGRSNAINQGFIDALNGALDTLDQDPAVRGLVITGQGRAFCVGLDLMEATALDQPALERFVDAFDALFERVARFPWPVVAAVNGHAIAGGCLLAMAADYRVMAQGPYQIGVNEVALGIPLPSASFEVARRGIPAAAWPEALFQGRLYRTEEALAAGLVQKVAEQDVLAEAIAVAARLAGGAPEALKTMKADVIAPMVASVAAHREARRERFIACWNTPEARARIGRVRDQLARKASGPKEGATG; from the coding sequence ATGCCGATCCAACGCACGCAGCATGATTCCGTCGCCGTCCTCGCGCTCGAACTGGGACGCAGCAACGCCATCAACCAGGGGTTCATCGACGCGCTGAACGGCGCCCTCGACACGCTGGACCAGGATCCAGCGGTCCGGGGCCTGGTGATCACCGGGCAGGGGCGCGCGTTCTGCGTGGGGCTGGACCTCATGGAGGCCACCGCGCTGGACCAGCCCGCGCTGGAGCGGTTCGTCGATGCGTTCGATGCGCTCTTCGAGCGGGTCGCCAGGTTTCCATGGCCCGTGGTCGCGGCGGTCAACGGGCACGCCATCGCGGGCGGATGCCTGCTGGCGATGGCCGCAGACTACCGGGTGATGGCCCAGGGGCCGTACCAGATCGGGGTGAACGAGGTGGCGCTGGGGATCCCGCTGCCGTCGGCGTCGTTCGAGGTGGCGCGGCGTGGCATCCCGGCGGCGGCGTGGCCGGAGGCGCTGTTCCAGGGGCGGCTCTACCGGACGGAGGAGGCCCTCGCGGCAGGGCTCGTCCAGAAGGTCGCCGAGCAGGATGTACTCGCGGAGGCGATCGCCGTCGCAGCGCGGCTGGCGGGCGGCGCGCCCGAGGCGCTGAAGACGATGAAGGCCGATGTCATCGCGCCGATGGTGGCGTCGGTGGCGGCGCACCGGGAGGCGCGGCGCGAGCGCTTCATCGCCTGCTGGAACACCCCCGAGGCGCGAGCGCGCATCGGGCGGGTGCGCGATCAGCTCGCGCGCAAGGCCAGTGGACCGAAGGAGGGGGCCACGGGCTGA
- a CDS encoding serine/threonine-protein kinase: MEDLPSSLRDGRYAVVRLLGEGGQASTFEAVDKKDGQLVALKRFRVRGAKSWKEVELAEREARVLASLSHGGLPRYIEHFEEGGELFLVTERIAGESVAAVRKRGPIGEEEVIRFLHDVSSVLDYLHGQHPPVVHRDIKPSNVLRRPEGSFVVIDFGSVRDKMKPEGGSTVVGTFGYMAPEQFQGRAMPASDVYGVGATALAMLTGQEPEALPHRGLGIDVGAALGPRVNPALARALASMLEPDPDRRADRVAPLLAGLPLKAAGRSEGRARTGWESPAWSPHGEREGSAGSAGSAGSAGSAGNAGRDWREAGAAGAKGAPRAGDGWGELEESFNALGDAFSRVGREIAGQVHEHARRVQEQVREQHRVQGGGREGSPQRVEEERRRAEDERRRADEERKRAETERHAAKQERRRSEKREEHGRAREAGWQHASGHPRQTRSPGGDPHLPGFVRVVAIVGLLVAQFAVVVTVQLMVPLVLVLMSLVFGKALREAAATTSRAGKQARESLEATRKALSRGGRQARFASEGAAGSWAHGPRDRVDEGDQAAAEAEQAAEEEAAMEERARRGRHEQGRS, encoded by the coding sequence ATGGAAGATCTGCCCAGCAGCCTGCGCGACGGACGGTACGCCGTGGTTCGCCTCCTCGGTGAGGGGGGCCAGGCGTCCACGTTCGAGGCGGTGGACAAGAAGGACGGTCAGCTCGTCGCGCTGAAGCGCTTCCGGGTGCGGGGCGCGAAGAGCTGGAAAGAGGTCGAGCTGGCCGAGCGGGAGGCGCGGGTGCTCGCTTCGCTCTCGCACGGTGGGCTGCCTCGGTACATCGAGCACTTCGAGGAGGGCGGCGAGCTTTTCCTCGTGACGGAGCGGATCGCGGGCGAGAGCGTCGCCGCGGTACGGAAGCGAGGGCCGATCGGCGAAGAGGAGGTGATCCGCTTCCTGCACGATGTGTCGTCGGTGCTCGACTACCTGCACGGTCAGCACCCGCCGGTGGTGCACCGGGACATCAAGCCGAGCAATGTGCTCCGGCGGCCGGAGGGGTCGTTCGTGGTGATCGACTTCGGGTCGGTGCGCGACAAGATGAAGCCGGAAGGGGGGAGCACGGTGGTGGGGACCTTCGGCTACATGGCGCCGGAGCAGTTCCAGGGGCGGGCGATGCCGGCGTCGGATGTGTACGGGGTGGGGGCGACGGCGCTGGCGATGCTGACGGGGCAAGAGCCGGAGGCGCTGCCGCACCGGGGGCTGGGGATCGACGTGGGAGCGGCGCTCGGGCCGCGGGTGAACCCTGCGCTGGCGCGGGCGCTCGCCTCGATGCTGGAGCCGGATCCGGATCGGCGCGCGGACCGGGTGGCACCGCTGCTCGCGGGGCTGCCTTTGAAAGCCGCGGGGAGGAGCGAGGGGCGCGCGCGCACGGGCTGGGAGAGTCCGGCGTGGTCGCCGCACGGGGAGCGCGAGGGGAGCGCTGGGAGCGCTGGGAGCGCTGGAAGCGCTGGGAGCGCTGGGAACGCGGGGCGGGACTGGCGGGAGGCTGGCGCGGCGGGGGCGAAAGGGGCTCCGCGAGCGGGCGATGGCTGGGGGGAGCTGGAGGAGAGCTTCAACGCGCTGGGGGATGCGTTCTCACGGGTGGGTCGCGAGATCGCGGGGCAGGTCCACGAGCATGCGCGCCGCGTGCAGGAGCAGGTGCGGGAGCAGCACCGGGTGCAGGGGGGAGGCCGCGAGGGGTCACCTCAGCGCGTCGAGGAGGAGCGGCGGCGCGCGGAGGACGAGCGGCGGCGCGCAGACGAGGAGCGCAAGCGGGCAGAGACGGAGCGGCATGCGGCGAAGCAAGAGCGCAGGCGGTCGGAGAAGCGCGAGGAGCACGGCCGCGCGCGCGAGGCGGGGTGGCAACACGCATCCGGGCACCCGCGCCAGACGCGCTCGCCCGGGGGGGATCCTCACTTGCCCGGCTTCGTGCGGGTGGTGGCGATCGTGGGGCTCCTGGTGGCGCAGTTCGCGGTGGTGGTGACGGTGCAGCTGATGGTCCCGCTCGTGCTGGTGCTGATGTCGCTGGTCTTCGGGAAGGCGTTGCGGGAGGCGGCGGCGACGACGTCGAGGGCCGGCAAGCAGGCCCGAGAGTCGCTCGAGGCGACGCGGAAGGCGCTCTCGCGAGGGGGACGGCAGGCGCGGTTCGCGTCGGAGGGCGCGGCGGGTTCGTGGGCGCATGGGCCGCGGGACCGCGTCGACGAGGGCGACCAGGCTGCGGCAGAGGCCGAGCAGGCGGCCGAGGAAGAGGCCGCCATGGAGGAGCGGGCACGGCGAGGGCGGCACGAGCAAGGGCGCTCCTGA